A single Brevundimonas sp. SL130 DNA region contains:
- a CDS encoding NAD-dependent deacylase, producing MNLVILTGAGISAESGVPTFRAEDGLWCGHRVEDVATPQGYAADPALVQDFYNQRRRQLADVQPNAAHVALAELAARWDGDFLLVTQNVDDLHDRAHAEIPPAAGFELIHMHGELLKGRCTRSGVVMDWPGDMAADEASPNHPQGRIRPHIVWFGETPLAMERIERALEACDLFISIGTSGAVYPAAGFVQLARHAGARTVEINLEPTQGARLFDEGVYGPATQVLPAFFDGL from the coding sequence ATGAACCTCGTCATCCTGACCGGCGCCGGCATATCGGCGGAGTCCGGCGTGCCCACCTTTCGCGCCGAAGACGGTCTGTGGTGCGGGCACAGGGTCGAGGATGTGGCGACGCCGCAGGGCTATGCGGCGGACCCCGCCCTGGTGCAGGACTTCTATAATCAGCGGCGGCGGCAGTTGGCGGACGTGCAACCCAATGCGGCGCATGTCGCCCTGGCCGAGCTGGCGGCGCGGTGGGACGGCGACTTCCTGCTGGTGACGCAGAACGTCGACGACCTGCACGATCGGGCGCACGCCGAGATCCCGCCGGCGGCGGGGTTCGAACTGATCCATATGCACGGCGAACTGCTGAAAGGCCGCTGCACCCGCTCGGGGGTGGTGATGGACTGGCCCGGCGACATGGCGGCGGACGAGGCCTCGCCGAATCATCCGCAGGGACGGATAAGACCGCACATCGTCTGGTTCGGGGAGACGCCGCTGGCCATGGAGCGGATCGAGCGGGCGCTGGAGGCCTGCGACCTGTTCATCTCCATCGGCACGTCGGGCGCGGTCTATCCGGCGGCGGGGTTCGTGCAGCTGGCCCGTCACGCCGGGGCGCGGACGGTGGAGATCAATCTGGAGCCGACGCAGGGCGCGCGCCTGTTCGACGAGGGGGTCTATGGCCCTGCGACGCAAGTCCTGCCCGCCTTCTTCGACGGCCTTTAG
- a CDS encoding acyl-CoA thioesterase: protein MARPVLTPREDREIFVVPLEVRPEHIDDNGHVNNVVYVGWLQDVGTAHWTARFDAETRARCSWVALRHEIDYLRAIEPGATGVVARTWVGDPQGPRFNRYVRIEDAQGRVCAQGVSEWCLVDAATLRPQRIPSAMATVFSAISAD, encoded by the coding sequence ATGGCCCGGCCGGTCCTGACGCCACGAGAGGACCGCGAGATTTTCGTCGTCCCGCTTGAGGTCCGTCCCGAGCACATCGACGACAATGGCCACGTCAATAACGTCGTCTATGTCGGCTGGCTTCAGGACGTGGGGACGGCGCACTGGACGGCCCGGTTCGACGCAGAGACGCGCGCAAGATGCTCGTGGGTCGCTCTGCGGCACGAGATCGACTATCTGCGCGCCATCGAGCCGGGCGCGACAGGTGTGGTCGCCCGCACCTGGGTCGGCGACCCCCAGGGTCCGCGTTTCAACCGCTATGTCCGGATCGAGGACGCCCAGGGCCGCGTCTGCGCCCAGGGCGTCTCCGAATGGTGCCTGGTCGATGCCGCGACCCTGAGGCCGCAGCGCATCCCATCCGCCATGGCGACGGTCTTCAGCGCTATTTCAGCGGATTGA
- a CDS encoding DUF6624 domain-containing protein, with amino-acid sequence MLAWVLAAALSLGDLSPAAEAALRPLTEAIATARAKQAALPEHPTPRDRLELALSLDQEPLMAMHRVDLSALSKADRLAARTEAEARLDAISEETVATVLSLVPPEGWFSNATYGQEAATGAFLVIQHADTTLQKRFLPALETMADRGEALKWQYAMMYDRIAVAENRPQRYGTQMQCVAGRMVPAPTEDPERLEHRRAPMGFRWPDYAAYLANFGAC; translated from the coding sequence ATGCTGGCCTGGGTCCTCGCCGCCGCCTTGAGCTTGGGCGACCTGTCCCCCGCCGCCGAAGCGGCGCTTCGTCCCTTGACCGAGGCCATCGCGACCGCGCGCGCCAAACAGGCGGCCTTGCCCGAGCATCCCACGCCCCGCGACCGGCTGGAGCTGGCGCTAAGCCTGGATCAGGAACCGCTGATGGCGATGCATAGGGTTGACCTCTCGGCCCTTTCCAAGGCGGATCGGCTCGCCGCCCGAACCGAGGCGGAGGCGCGACTGGACGCCATCAGCGAGGAGACTGTGGCCACCGTCCTGTCGCTGGTTCCGCCCGAAGGCTGGTTCTCCAACGCCACCTACGGCCAGGAGGCGGCGACCGGGGCCTTCCTGGTCATCCAGCACGCCGACACGACGTTGCAAAAAAGGTTTCTGCCTGCGCTGGAAACGATGGCTGACCGTGGAGAGGCGCTGAAGTGGCAGTATGCGATGATGTACGACCGCATCGCCGTCGCCGAAAACCGCCCGCAGCGATACGGCACACAGATGCAGTGCGTCGCTGGCCGTATGGTCCCCGCTCCGACGGAAGACCCGGAACGGCTGGAACACCGTCGCGCGCCGATGGGGTTTCGTTGGCCCGACTATGCCGCCTATCTGGCGAACTTCGGTGCTTGCTGA
- the rpsD gene encoding 30S ribosomal protein S4 gives MSKRHSAKYKIDRAMGENLWGRAKSPVNKRSYGPGQHGQRRKSKVSDFGLQLKAKQKLKGYYGNITEKQFAKTYDEAARRKGNTSENLIGLLESRLDAIVYRAKFVPTVWAARQFVSHGHVLVNGKKVDISSYRVKPEDVVTVKEKSRNMALVLEAQQSSERDVPDYLELSDRSFSVRYVRVPELTDVPYAVKMEPNLVVEYYAS, from the coding sequence ATGTCCAAGCGCCACAGCGCCAAATACAAGATCGACCGGGCCATGGGTGAGAACCTGTGGGGCCGCGCCAAGTCGCCGGTCAACAAGCGTTCTTACGGTCCCGGCCAGCACGGTCAGCGTCGCAAGTCGAAGGTTTCGGACTTCGGTCTGCAACTGAAGGCCAAGCAGAAGCTGAAGGGCTACTACGGCAACATCACCGAGAAGCAGTTCGCCAAGACCTATGACGAAGCTGCGCGCCGTAAGGGCAACACCTCGGAAAACCTGATCGGTCTGCTGGAATCGCGTCTGGACGCCATCGTCTACCGCGCCAAGTTCGTCCCGACCGTCTGGGCCGCCCGCCAGTTCGTCAGCCACGGCCACGTCCTGGTCAACGGCAAGAAGGTCGACATTTCTTCCTACCGCGTGAAGCCGGAAGACGTCGTCACGGTGAAGGAAAAGTCACGCAACATGGCTCTGGTGCTCGAAGCCCAGCAGTCGTCGGAACGCGACGTGCCGGATTATCTGGAACTGTCGGATCGTTCGTTCTCGGTCCGTTACGTTCGCGTGCCGGAACTGACGGACGTCCCGTACGCCGTGAAGATGGAACCGAACCTGGTCGTCGAATACTACGCCTCGTAA
- the grxD gene encoding Grx4 family monothiol glutaredoxin, with protein MTDTVSADPVHAFIGDTVAQHDVVLFMKGTPDQPRCGFSSNAVQILDHVGASFVGVDVLQDEALREGIKAFTDWPTIPQLYVKGEFVGGSDIIREMFQAGELQALMAEKGVPLGEA; from the coding sequence GTGACCGACACCGTTTCCGCCGATCCCGTCCACGCCTTCATCGGCGACACCGTCGCCCAGCATGACGTCGTGCTGTTCATGAAGGGTACGCCCGACCAGCCGCGTTGCGGCTTTTCTTCAAACGCCGTCCAGATTCTCGACCATGTCGGGGCGTCCTTCGTCGGCGTCGACGTCCTGCAAGACGAAGCCCTGCGTGAAGGCATCAAGGCCTTCACCGACTGGCCCACGATCCCCCAGCTCTATGTGAAGGGCGAGTTCGTCGGCGGATCGGACATCATCCGCGAGATGTTCCAGGCTGGCGAGCTTCAGGCCCTGATGGCCGAAAAGGGCGTGCCGCTCGGCGAAGCCTGA
- a CDS encoding type II toxin-antitoxin system VapC family toxin, protein MSAVFDASVVVKWFVDDPLADAAIEARRTHGPAVAPDLMMIEVANAFRRYVVRGELQSSSAAENLSIIPQVVDLVDHRGLISEVFTLACDLNHSMTDCLYAVMARRRGLPLITADLKLARKLAKVEGMDVRLLSSPETAA, encoded by the coding sequence GTGAGCGCGGTCTTCGACGCCAGTGTCGTCGTCAAATGGTTCGTCGATGATCCGCTTGCGGATGCCGCGATAGAGGCGCGTCGGACCCACGGTCCGGCGGTTGCGCCTGATCTGATGATGATCGAGGTGGCGAACGCCTTTCGTCGTTATGTCGTTCGTGGCGAATTGCAGTCGTCGTCCGCAGCGGAGAACCTGTCCATCATCCCGCAGGTGGTCGATCTGGTGGATCACCGGGGGCTGATCTCCGAGGTCTTCACCCTGGCCTGCGACCTGAACCATTCGATGACCGACTGCCTGTATGCCGTTATGGCGCGGCGGCGGGGTCTGCCGCTCATCACAGCCGACCTCAAGCTGGCTCGAAAGCTGGCCAAGGTCGAGGGGATGGATGTTCGCCTCTTGAGTTCGCCGGAAACCGCCGCATGA
- a CDS encoding NADH:flavin oxidoreductase/NADH oxidase, which produces MSQLFSPRSIGPLTLKNRIAIAPMCQYSAVDGVAQPWHVQHLGRLALSGAGLVIIEATGVEAAGRITPDDLGLWNDAQEAVLADLLKGLRTYSQTPVGIQLAHAGRKASTSAPWKGGRALTAEDGAWQTFGPSALPFRDDWHTPKEMTEADMDRVVTAFEDAARRADRAGFDLVELHAAHGYLLSEFLSPLSNHRTDAYGGSAEARARFPLRVAQALRDAWPRTKALGVRFNGSDWVEGGVALDEVIGFGRALHEMGYDYLHLTSGGNVARADIPGAEPGYQVRFAEAVKTAVPEATVMAVGMIVDAQQAEDIVVSGQADFVAIARAALDDPNWAHHAAVALEQDEDLPPPYARAGKGHWPGYGR; this is translated from the coding sequence ATGAGCCAGCTCTTCTCGCCTCGCAGCATCGGCCCCCTGACGCTGAAGAACCGTATCGCCATTGCGCCCATGTGCCAGTATTCGGCGGTCGATGGCGTGGCCCAGCCTTGGCACGTCCAACACCTGGGGCGCCTAGCCCTGTCGGGCGCCGGCCTGGTGATCATAGAGGCGACCGGGGTCGAGGCCGCCGGCCGCATCACCCCCGACGACCTCGGACTGTGGAACGACGCGCAGGAAGCCGTACTCGCCGACCTCCTGAAGGGTCTGCGCACCTATTCCCAGACCCCTGTCGGAATTCAGCTGGCCCATGCCGGGCGCAAGGCCTCGACCTCTGCGCCGTGGAAAGGCGGTCGCGCCCTGACCGCGGAAGACGGCGCCTGGCAGACCTTCGGCCCGTCCGCCCTGCCCTTCCGGGACGATTGGCATACGCCGAAGGAAATGACCGAGGCCGACATGGATCGCGTCGTCACCGCCTTCGAAGACGCCGCCCGTCGCGCTGATCGCGCCGGCTTCGATCTGGTCGAGCTTCATGCGGCCCACGGCTATTTGCTGAGCGAGTTTCTGTCGCCGCTGTCCAACCATCGCACTGACGCCTACGGCGGGTCTGCGGAGGCGCGGGCGCGGTTCCCGCTGCGTGTCGCCCAGGCTTTGCGAGACGCCTGGCCCCGAACCAAGGCCCTGGGCGTGCGCTTCAACGGCTCGGACTGGGTTGAGGGCGGGGTGGCGCTGGACGAGGTGATCGGCTTTGGCCGCGCCCTGCACGAGATGGGTTATGACTACCTGCACCTGACCTCAGGCGGCAACGTCGCGCGCGCCGACATTCCCGGCGCGGAACCGGGTTACCAGGTTCGGTTCGCCGAGGCCGTCAAGACGGCTGTCCCCGAGGCCACCGTCATGGCGGTGGGCATGATCGTGGACGCTCAACAGGCCGAAGACATCGTCGTTTCGGGTCAGGCGGACTTCGTCGCCATCGCCCGCGCGGCGCTGGACGACCCCAACTGGGCCCACCATGCGGCCGTCGCCCTGGAGCAAGACGAAGATCTGCCGCCGCCATATGCGCGCGCCGGCAAGGGGCACTGGCCGGGCTACGGCCGCTGA
- a CDS encoding superoxide dismutase, translating into MAFTLPPLPYAYDALEPAIDKETMTFHHDKHHQTYVDNLNKAVDADSELQGKSLEEIFTSISTAPKAVRNNGGGHWNHSLFWELLAPVDQAGQPSAALAAAIDSDLGGMDKFKEDFNAAGAAQFGSGWAWLIVQNGKLKITSTPNQDNPLMDVVEERGEVVLGADVWEHAYYLKYQNRRADYLKSFWSVVNWNKVNELYAAAV; encoded by the coding sequence ATGGCCTTCACCCTGCCCCCGCTGCCCTACGCCTATGATGCGCTGGAGCCGGCCATCGACAAGGAGACGATGACCTTCCACCACGACAAGCACCATCAGACCTATGTCGATAACCTGAACAAGGCCGTCGACGCGGATTCGGAACTGCAGGGCAAGTCGCTGGAAGAAATCTTCACCAGCATCTCCACCGCCCCCAAGGCTGTGCGCAACAACGGCGGCGGTCACTGGAACCACAGCCTGTTCTGGGAACTGCTGGCCCCCGTCGATCAGGCCGGCCAACCCTCGGCCGCACTCGCCGCCGCCATCGACAGCGACTTGGGCGGCATGGACAAGTTCAAGGAAGACTTCAACGCCGCCGGCGCCGCCCAGTTCGGCTCGGGCTGGGCCTGGCTGATCGTCCAGAACGGCAAGCTGAAGATCACCTCCACGCCGAACCAGGACAATCCGCTGATGGACGTCGTGGAAGAGCGCGGAGAGGTCGTTCTGGGCGCCGACGTCTGGGAACACGCCTATTATCTGAAATACCAGAACCGCCGCGCCGACTACCTGAAGTCCTTCTGGTCGGTGGTGAACTGGAACAAGGTCAACGAACTGTACGCCGCCGCCGTCTAA
- a CDS encoding S-(hydroxymethyl)glutathione dehydrogenase/class III alcohol dehydrogenase, which translates to MKTRAAVAFEAKRPLEIVEVDLEGPRAGEVLVEIKATGICHTDAYTLDGLDSEGLFPSILGHEGAGVVVEVGPGVTSVAVGDHVIPLYTPECRQCKSCLSRKTNLCTSIRATQGKGLMPDGTSRFSYKGQAIAHYMGCSTFSNFTVLPEIAVAKIRKDAPFDKACYVGCGVTTGVGAVVNTAKVEPGANAVVFGLGGIGLNVIQGLKMVGADMIIGVDLNPDKEEWGRRFGMTHFVNPKEVSDVVAHLVELTGGGADYTFDCTGNTVVMRQALEACHRGWGESIVIGVAEAGKEIATRPFQLVTGRVWRGSAFGGARGRTDTPRIVDWYMDGKIEIDPMITHTFGLEDINKAFDLMHAGESIRSVVVF; encoded by the coding sequence ATGAAGACCCGCGCCGCCGTCGCCTTTGAAGCCAAACGCCCGCTTGAGATCGTCGAGGTCGATCTGGAGGGGCCGCGCGCGGGCGAGGTCCTGGTCGAGATCAAGGCCACCGGCATCTGCCATACCGACGCCTATACGCTGGACGGCCTGGACTCAGAGGGCCTCTTCCCCTCGATCCTGGGCCATGAGGGCGCGGGCGTGGTGGTCGAGGTCGGGCCGGGCGTGACCTCGGTCGCCGTCGGCGACCATGTCATCCCGCTGTACACGCCCGAGTGCCGCCAGTGTAAGTCGTGCCTGTCGCGCAAGACCAACCTGTGCACCTCGATCCGCGCGACCCAGGGCAAGGGTCTGATGCCCGACGGCACCAGCCGCTTCAGCTACAAGGGGCAGGCCATCGCCCACTACATGGGCTGCTCGACCTTCTCGAACTTCACCGTTCTGCCCGAGATCGCGGTCGCCAAGATCCGCAAGGACGCCCCGTTCGACAAGGCCTGCTACGTCGGCTGCGGCGTGACCACCGGCGTCGGCGCCGTGGTCAACACGGCCAAGGTCGAGCCGGGCGCCAACGCCGTGGTCTTTGGTTTGGGCGGCATCGGCCTGAACGTCATCCAAGGGCTGAAGATGGTCGGGGCCGATATGATCATCGGCGTCGATCTGAACCCGGACAAGGAAGAGTGGGGCCGTCGCTTCGGCATGACCCATTTCGTCAATCCGAAGGAGGTCTCGGACGTGGTCGCCCACCTGGTCGAACTGACCGGCGGCGGCGCCGACTACACCTTCGACTGCACCGGCAACACCGTGGTCATGCGTCAGGCGCTGGAGGCCTGCCACCGGGGCTGGGGCGAAAGCATCGTCATCGGCGTGGCCGAAGCCGGCAAGGAGATCGCCACCCGACCCTTCCAGCTGGTCACCGGCCGCGTCTGGCGCGGTTCAGCCTTCGGCGGCGCGCGCGGCCGCACCGACACGCCACGCATCGTCGACTGGTACATGGACGGCAAGATCGAGATCGACCCGATGATCACCCACACCTTCGGTCTGGAGGACATCAACAAGGCCTTCGACCTGATGCACGCGGGCGAGAGCATCCGGTCGGTGGTGGTGTTCTGA
- the fghA gene encoding S-formylglutathione hydrolase: MTLETTKTHIVHGGTLRYLKHDSATTGTPMTLSVFVPGGEGPFPVLIWLSGLTCTEDNFTTKAGAYQAAAEHGVIIVAPDTSPRGLDLKGGSVADDPAYDLGQGAGFYLDATQAPWAAHFRMETYVTGELIDLIDAQFPTTGARSISGHSMGGHGALTLALNHPDLFRSVSAFAPICSPTRCPWGEKAFTAYLGEERAAWDRHDAAKRIEAGAAQGVYDDILIDQGDADSFLTDQLKPELLQAAADAAGQKVTIRMQPGYDHSYFFMTSFIADHVAFHAKRLKA, translated from the coding sequence ATGACCCTCGAAACCACCAAGACCCATATCGTCCACGGCGGAACCCTGCGCTATCTGAAGCACGATAGCGCGACCACGGGCACGCCGATGACCCTGTCGGTCTTCGTTCCAGGCGGGGAGGGGCCGTTCCCGGTGTTGATCTGGCTGTCGGGCCTGACCTGCACCGAGGACAACTTCACCACCAAAGCCGGCGCCTACCAGGCCGCCGCCGAACATGGCGTCATCATCGTCGCGCCGGACACCAGCCCGCGCGGCCTCGATCTCAAGGGAGGGAGCGTCGCCGATGACCCCGCCTATGACCTGGGCCAGGGGGCGGGCTTCTATCTGGATGCGACCCAGGCGCCCTGGGCGGCGCACTTCCGCATGGAAACCTATGTGACCGGCGAACTGATCGATTTGATCGACGCCCAGTTCCCGACGACCGGCGCCCGCTCGATCAGCGGCCATTCGATGGGTGGGCACGGGGCCCTGACCCTCGCCTTGAACCATCCGGACCTGTTCCGATCGGTCTCGGCCTTCGCACCGATCTGTTCACCGACCCGCTGCCCCTGGGGCGAAAAGGCCTTCACCGCCTATCTGGGCGAAGAGCGGGCCGCATGGGACCGCCACGACGCCGCGAAACGGATCGAAGCGGGCGCCGCGCAGGGCGTCTATGACGACATCCTGATCGACCAGGGCGACGCCGACAGCTTCCTGACCGATCAGCTTAAGCCCGAACTGCTCCAGGCCGCCGCCGACGCGGCCGGCCAGAAGGTCACGATCCGGATGCAGCCCGGCTACGATCACTCCTATTTCTTCATGACCAGCTTCATCGCCGACCACGTCGCCTTCCACGCCAAACGTCTGAAGGCCTGA
- a CDS encoding aldo/keto reductase codes for MRYRPFGVSGAAISNLTLSFGLDSLARGREAALNLLYSALEAGVNSYRLETADPVVAEVLGEALAHVDRKLVCVGLTLGIGADREGTRDFSAEGMTAAIDRALNFSGLGWIDLAVLHDPGEHELPQSSLNALKALRATGRIKLLGVAGGGDVMDTYVSTGAFDVLLTPFDINADWKLRNRVRAAREQDMAVFAYDYFTDRRSKPRGPQAAAKKGLFGLGGAPKRPPQSRQADAFGFLYRTPNWPAEAICLSYVLTDPTISSVIIRANDTERLEMLAATPERDLPPGLAAQIEMGRVTASAAA; via the coding sequence ATGCGCTATCGCCCCTTCGGCGTATCCGGCGCCGCCATCTCCAACCTGACGCTGAGCTTCGGCCTGGACAGTCTGGCGCGCGGTCGCGAAGCCGCGCTGAACCTGTTGTATTCCGCCCTTGAGGCCGGGGTGAACTCCTACCGGCTGGAGACGGCCGACCCGGTCGTCGCCGAGGTGCTGGGCGAGGCCCTGGCCCATGTCGATCGCAAGCTGGTCTGCGTCGGCCTGACCTTGGGAATCGGAGCGGATCGCGAAGGGACGCGCGACTTTTCGGCCGAGGGCATGACGGCGGCCATCGACCGCGCCCTGAACTTCTCCGGCCTGGGCTGGATCGACCTCGCCGTGCTGCATGATCCGGGCGAGCACGAACTGCCGCAATCGTCACTGAACGCGCTGAAGGCCCTGCGCGCCACCGGTCGCATCAAGCTGCTGGGGGTTGCGGGCGGCGGCGATGTGATGGACACCTATGTCTCGACCGGAGCCTTCGACGTCCTGCTGACGCCGTTCGACATCAACGCCGACTGGAAGCTGCGCAACCGCGTGCGGGCCGCCCGCGAACAGGACATGGCGGTCTTCGCCTACGACTATTTCACCGACCGGCGCTCCAAGCCGCGCGGGCCCCAGGCCGCCGCAAAGAAGGGTCTGTTCGGCCTGGGCGGCGCACCCAAACGCCCGCCCCAGTCGCGACAGGCCGACGCCTTCGGCTTCCTGTATCGCACGCCGAACTGGCCTGCCGAGGCGATCTGCCTCAGCTATGTGCTGACGGATCCGACGATCTCGAGCGTGATCATCCGGGCCAACGACACGGAGCGGCTGGAGATGCTGGCCGCAACGCCCGAACGCGACCTGCCGCCAGGCCTCGCCGCACAGATCGAGATGGGCCGGGTCACAGCCTCGGCCGCCGCCTGA
- a CDS encoding VOC family protein: MFTHVTVGANDIEASRQFYDAALGALGVDPGQGPDPKGRYWWRTPRGAFAVGAPIDGEPACHANGGTIGFAAQTPEMVQAFHDAGVAAGGRAIEDPPGERQGPFGTLVLAYLRDPSGNKICAMHRVG; the protein is encoded by the coding sequence ATGTTCACCCACGTCACCGTCGGCGCAAACGACATCGAGGCGTCGCGCCAATTCTATGATGCGGCGCTTGGCGCCTTGGGAGTCGACCCTGGGCAGGGCCCGGACCCCAAGGGCCGCTACTGGTGGCGCACGCCGCGCGGCGCCTTTGCGGTCGGCGCACCGATCGACGGCGAGCCGGCCTGTCACGCCAACGGCGGCACCATCGGCTTCGCCGCCCAGACGCCCGAGATGGTCCAGGCCTTCCATGACGCCGGCGTCGCCGCCGGCGGTCGCGCCATCGAGGATCCGCCTGGCGAGCGTCAGGGACCGTTCGGCACGCTGGTGCTGGCCTATCTGCGCGATCCCTCGGGCAACAAGATCTGCGCCATGCACCGGGTAGGGTGA
- a CDS encoding FitA-like ribbon-helix-helix domain-containing protein — protein sequence MAQVLVRDLDDSIVARLKVMAKAENISLEQKFRDMAAREAMDIEARFERASRQSREQTRGSSLDSTALIREDRDR from the coding sequence ATGGCTCAGGTTCTCGTCCGCGATCTGGATGACAGTATCGTCGCCCGCCTCAAGGTGATGGCGAAGGCTGAGAACATCTCCCTGGAGCAGAAGTTCAGAGACATGGCGGCGCGCGAGGCCATGGACATTGAGGCCCGCTTTGAGAGAGCCTCCCGACAGTCCCGCGAGCAGACTCGAGGCTCGTCGCTCGACTCCACTGCTCTGATCCGCGAAGACCGTGATCGGTGA
- a CDS encoding LysR family transcriptional regulator has product MSSRWDGIDEFTAVAEQASFSAAAKRLGLSTSAVSREIARLEDRLQTRLLNRTTRRVELTDAGRDFLARCRRLIDERDEALAAVQPDDSAPRGLLRMTCSVSYGERFVAPAVNRFARDHAELSIELDLDNRLRDLVGDGYDLAIRFGHLTDSRLIARRLASRRLILCAAPAYLAQRGAPRDLSELPAHDLLTGSSEHWRFSEGGRETSFRPQGRWRCNSGAAVLDAAIQGLGLCQLPDFYVTEPLRAGTLTALLTEHRPPDEGVWAVHPHRRHVPPKVRLMVEHLRASLAA; this is encoded by the coding sequence ATGAGCAGTCGTTGGGACGGGATCGACGAATTCACGGCGGTGGCCGAACAGGCCAGCTTCTCGGCAGCAGCAAAGCGGCTGGGCTTGTCGACCTCGGCGGTCAGTCGAGAGATCGCGCGATTGGAGGACCGACTACAGACCCGGCTGCTGAACCGCACGACCCGCCGGGTCGAGTTGACCGATGCGGGACGCGACTTCCTGGCGCGGTGTCGCCGACTGATCGACGAAAGGGACGAGGCCCTGGCGGCCGTTCAGCCGGATGACAGCGCCCCGCGCGGCCTGCTGCGGATGACCTGTTCGGTCTCCTATGGCGAGCGTTTCGTGGCCCCGGCGGTCAACCGGTTCGCCCGCGATCATGCCGAGCTGTCGATCGAACTGGACCTGGACAACCGGCTACGCGACCTTGTCGGCGACGGCTATGATCTGGCGATCCGGTTCGGGCATCTGACGGACTCGCGACTGATCGCCCGCCGACTGGCGTCACGGCGGCTGATCCTGTGCGCCGCGCCAGCCTACCTGGCCCAGCGGGGCGCGCCGCGCGACCTGTCCGAACTGCCGGCCCATGATCTGCTGACCGGATCATCGGAACACTGGCGCTTCAGCGAGGGCGGGCGCGAGACCAGTTTCCGCCCCCAGGGCCGATGGCGCTGCAACTCGGGCGCCGCCGTGCTGGATGCTGCGATCCAAGGGCTGGGCCTGTGCCAACTGCCGGACTTCTATGTCACCGAGCCGCTTCGCGCCGGCACCCTGACCGCCCTGCTGACAGAGCACCGCCCGCCCGATGAAGGCGTCTGGGCCGTCCATCCGCACCGCCGCCATGTTCCACCCAAGGTGCGGCTGATGGTCGAACATCTGCGCGCCAGCCTGGCGGCTTGA
- a CDS encoding DUF4350 domain-containing protein — translation MTRWGSVLRGLGLLAVLAAWPVAAQEQQGDLDWRPQVASPAYATDGPLIRVDEGHGGVQTIDGRYAGFAALMRADGYRVDAWRGRLDAPGALDGIAVLVISNAASPADGSRISAFDEAEIEAVAHWVERGGALLLAADHAPHGTAAEALGARFGVTMGKGYAFQPSRGDVTANLVFPRQALGDHPIIAGRNESEDIQVVETFTGQSIAGPEGGAVLLAMSDNVLEAPDLAALQTIRRRLRAGEKTDLVMAELARPALSAQGVAFPFGGGRVVVLGEAGMLTAQIVRFPDQPEREPYRFGLNTEGHDDQQFALNLMHWLSRILP, via the coding sequence ATGACGCGCTGGGGTTCCGTCCTGCGGGGACTGGGGCTGCTCGCTGTCTTGGCGGCGTGGCCCGTTGCGGCGCAGGAACAACAGGGCGATCTCGATTGGCGCCCCCAAGTCGCCTCTCCGGCCTATGCAACTGACGGGCCGCTCATCCGCGTCGATGAAGGTCATGGCGGCGTCCAGACCATTGACGGCCGCTATGCGGGGTTCGCCGCCCTGATGCGGGCGGACGGTTATCGGGTCGATGCGTGGCGTGGAAGGCTGGATGCTCCCGGTGCGCTGGACGGTATCGCGGTGCTGGTGATTTCTAACGCCGCGAGTCCTGCTGACGGCTCGCGGATCTCTGCTTTTGACGAAGCCGAGATCGAGGCCGTGGCGCATTGGGTTGAACGGGGCGGCGCTCTGCTGCTGGCGGCCGATCATGCACCACATGGGACTGCGGCGGAGGCGCTGGGTGCGCGGTTCGGCGTGACGATGGGCAAGGGTTACGCCTTTCAGCCCTCGCGAGGCGACGTCACCGCCAATCTGGTCTTTCCGCGACAGGCTTTGGGTGATCATCCGATCATCGCCGGTCGCAACGAGAGCGAGGACATACAGGTCGTGGAGACTTTCACCGGCCAGTCTATCGCTGGGCCGGAGGGGGGCGCAGTGTTGCTGGCAATGAGCGACAATGTGCTGGAGGCGCCTGACCTAGCGGCCCTTCAGACCATTCGCAGGCGTCTGCGTGCGGGAGAGAAGACGGATCTGGTAATGGCGGAACTGGCGCGCCCCGCCTTGTCGGCCCAGGGGGTGGCCTTTCCATTCGGCGGTGGCCGGGTCGTGGTTCTGGGCGAAGCCGGCATGCTGACTGCCCAGATCGTCCGGTTTCCAGACCAGCCGGAGCGCGAACCCTACCGCTTCGGGTTGAACACTGAGGGGCATGACGACCAGCAGTTCGCTCTCAACTTGATGCACTGGCTGTCGCGCATCCTGCCGTAA